In Oryza brachyantha chromosome 2, ObraRS2, whole genome shotgun sequence, a single window of DNA contains:
- the LOC102721050 gene encoding pentatricopeptide repeat-containing protein At1g31430: MGRRSRLRRGGRAITAIPGGFLHLTLLASLRRRPSLQAHAQLLLLGLPVPAPTASRLLRPHLRSGNPSASLRLFLRVLRDRRPSPPDSPEAVPDSFSLSAALAACSRHASPSPGFSIHGFILKSGFASDVFAANSLLNFYGSFGLHSLARNLFDEMPVRDTVSFNTLISSYVPSCCINDAFEVFRIMKERGFMPDGWTVMALLSACAESRELRTAKAVHGVARRMLHTQLFDSGEVVNGLVDVYVKCRAMALARKVFDLAGEKARDARLWTTMVSGYAKVQEFDIAQVLFREMPEKDTIAWTALISGFVRAGRYKEAVVLFEEMDEAGFEADEATVVTVLSACVGYGNIDLAKRLHHRVGRGLISRNAKLATTFVDMYAKHGCIQTAQDVFSSVDDDLKTLELFNAMINGLARCKFGEKSIALFHQMESLGIHPDKITFIGILSACRHNGFVSQGLRIFDSMVEKYGVKQEIEHYACMVDLLARDGQLDDAYLFIQKMPFKANSVVWSSLLRACMVHDNIRIRKIAEEQLLQLDPNYKPGNLPLSNLFSVGKRKERAARLRKFMNHKPVSRRTK; encoded by the coding sequence ATGGGGCGCCGGTCAAGgctgcgccgcggcggccgggcaaTCACCGCCATACCGGGGGGCTTCCTCCACCTCAccctcctcgcctccctccgccgcagGCCCTCCCTCCAGGCGCACgcgcagctcctcctcctcggcctcccGGTCCCGGCGCCGACCGcctcccgcctcctccgcccgcacCTCCGCTCTGGGAAcccctccgcctccctccgcctcttCCTCCGCGTCCTACGCGaccgccgcccctctccccccGACTCCCCGGAGGCCGTCCCTGactccttctccctctccgccgccctcgccgcatGTTCCCGCCACGCGTCACCGTCACCCGGCTTCTCTATCCACGGCTTCATCCTCAAGTCCGGGTTCGCCTCCGACGTCTTCGCCGCCAATTCGCTACTCAACTTCTATGGCTCCTTCGGTCTCCACTCCCTCGCGCGCAACCTGTTTGATGAAATGCCGGTCAGGGACACCGTCTCGTTCAACACTCTGATAAGTTCATATGTGCCGTCCTGCTGTATTAACGATGCATTTGAGGTGTTCAGGATTATGAAGGAGCGCGGGTTCATGCCGGATGGGTGGACCGTCATGGCGTTGCTTAGTGCATGTGCTGAGTCGCGGGAGTTAAGGACAGCAAAAGCAGTGCATGGGGTTGCTAGGAGGATGCTACATACACAATTGTTCGATTCAGGGGAAGTGGTAAACGGTTTGGTGGACGTATATGTGAAGTGCAGGGCCATGGCACTTGCCAGGAAGGTTTTTGATTTGGCAGGGGAGAAGGCAAGGGATGCAAGGTTATGGACCACCATGGTGTCAGGGTATGCAAAGGTTCAGGAGTTTGACATAGCTCAAGTGTTATTTCGTGAGATGCCAGAGAAGGATACAATCGCCTGGACGGCTCTGATCAGTGGGTTTGTCCGAGCAGGGAGGTACAAGGAGGCAGTGGTGTTGTTTGAGGAGATGGATGAGGCAGGCTTTGAGGCAGATGAAGCAACAGTAGTTACTGTGCTGTCAGCTTGTGTTGGTTATGGTAACATTGATCTGGCAAAGAGGCTGCATCATCGCGTGGGGCGTGGTCTGATTAGCAGAAATGCAAAGCTTGCTACTACTTTTGTGGACATGTATGCAAAACATGGGTGCATTCAAACAGCTCAGGATGTGTTTTCTAGTGTTGATGATGATCTTAAGACCTTGGAGTTGTTCAATGCTATGATAAATGGACTTGCTCGGTGCAAATTTGGCGAGAAATCCATTGCACTTTTTCATCAAATGGAATCACTTGGGATCCACCCTGATAAGATAACGTTTATTGGCATATTGTCTGCGTGCAGACACAATGGATTTGTGTCGCAAGGGTTGCGTATATTTGATTCAATGGTGGAGAAGTATGGTGTCAAACAGGAGATTGAGCATTACGCTTGCATGGTTGATCTTCTTGCGAGAGATGGACAACTTGACGATGCTTACCTTTTTATCCAGAAAATGCCTTTTAAAGCAAATTCTGTGGTGTGGTCATCTCTTCTGAGAGCATGTATGGTTCATGATAATATTAGGATCAGAAAGATTGCAGAGGAGCAACTTCTTCAGCTTGATCCTAACTACAAACCTGGTAATCTCCCCTTGTCAAACTTATTTTCTGtcgggaaaagaaaagagcgAGCTGCAAGGTTGAGAAAGTTTATGAACCACAAGCCTGTGTCTAGGCGTACCAAATAA
- the LOC102720684 gene encoding protein LUTEIN DEFICIENT 5, chloroplastic gives MAATTAGKLSSTAAAAPPPPPCRFLGSGHGQLRLPTSAAAAAGRRRLLLRCSASGDNGKGGGSGSGSDPVLEEQRRRQAELAARIASGEFTAQGPAWVATLAAKLAKLGPPGELASALLTKLASGGAASRGPEIPQAVGSLRAVAGQAFFMPLYDLFLTYGGIFRLNFGPKSFLIVSDPVIAKHILRDNSKAYSKGILAEILEFVMGTGLIPADGEIWRVRRRAVVPALHQKYVTAMIGLFGEASDRLCQKLDNAASDGEDVEMESLFSRLTLDVIGKAVFNYDFDSLSYDNGIVEAVYVTLREAEMRSTSPIPTWEIPIWKDISPRQKKVNEALALINKTLDELIATCKRLVDEEDLQFHEEYMNEQDPSILHFLLASGDDVSSKQLRDDLMTMLIAGHETSAAVLTWTFYLLSKYPNVMSKLQDEVDTVLGDRLPTIEDVKKLKYTTRVINESLRLYPQPPVLIRRSIEEDMLGGYPIGRGEDIFISVWNLHRCPKHWDDADVFNPERWPLDGPNPNEINQNFSYLPFGGGPRKCVGDMFATFETVVATAMLVKRFDFQMAPGAPPVEMTTGATIHTTEGLKMTVTRRTKPPVIPNLEMKVISDSPESTSSTPSMSVSAASIASGEDQQGEVSTIEV, from the exons ATGGCTGCGACGACCGCGGGTAAGCTGTCCTctactgccgccgccgcgcctcctcctcctccgtgccGGTTCCTCGGCTCTGGCCACGGCCAGCTGCGGCTTCCTACttctgctgccgctgctgccggtcgtcgccgtctgcTCCTCCGCTGCTCCGCCTCCGGTGACAATGGCAAaggcggcggctccggctccggctccgacCCGGTTCTTGAAGagcagcgccggcgccagGCTGAGCTGGCCGCCCGCATTGCGTCCGGCGAGTTCACCGCCCAAGGCCCCGC GTGGGTTGCTACCCTCGCGGCGAAGCTGGCCAAGCTCGGGCCACCAGGGGAGCTCGCCTCGGCGCTGCTGACGAAGCTGGCCAGTGGTGGCGCAGCGAGCCGAGGTCCGGAGATACCGCAGGCGGTGGGCTCTCTGAGAGCCGTCGCAGGGCAAGCTTTCTTCATGCCGCTCTATGATCTCTTCCTTACCTACGGCGGCATCTTCCGCCTCAATTTTGGGCCTAAG TCTTTCCTTATTGTCTCTGATCCGGTTATAGCTAAGCACATCCTGAGGGACAACTCCAAAGCTTATTCCAAG GGAATTCTGGCggaaattttagaatttgtgATGGGTACGGGTTTGATCCCTGCTGATGGGGAGATTTGGCGCGTTAGGAGGCGTGCCGTTGTACCAGCATTGCACCAGAAG TACGTGACCGCAATGATAGGTCTCTTCGGAGAAGCTTCAGATCGGCTCTGCCAGAAGTTGGACAACGCGGCATCGGATGGGGAGGATGTAGAGATGGAATCTTTGTTCTCTCGACTAACACTGGATGTCATTGGGAAGGCAGTGTTCAATTATGATTTCGATTCATTATCTTATGATAATGGAATAGTTGAG GCAGTGTATGTTACACTACGAGAAGCAGAAATGCGGAGCACTTCTCCTATACCAACTTGGGAAATACCCATATGGAAAGACATTTCCCCGCGGCAGAAGAAGGTCAATGAAGCTCTTGCACTGATAAATAAAACTCTTGATGAACTAATTGCCACGTGCAAG AGATTGGTCGATGAAGAAGATCTGCAGTTTCACGAGGAATACATGAATGAGCAAGATCCCAGTATTCTCCACTTTCTTCTGGCATCTGGAGATGAT GTCTCCAGCAAGCAACTCCGTGATGATCTGATGACAATGCTCATCGCTGGGCACGAGACCTCCGCAGCAGTCTTGACATGGACATTTTATCTTCTATCTAAG TATCCAAATGTAATGTCAAAGCTCCAAGATGAG GTTGATACTGTTCTAGGTGACCGTTTACCAACGATTGAGGATGTGAAGAAACTGAAGTATACTACTAGAGTTATTAATGAA TCATTGAGACTCTATCCACAGCCACCAGTTTTAATTCGTCGCTCTATTGAGGAGGATATGCTGGGAGGGTACCCAATTGGCCG GGGAGAAGATATTTTCATATCCGTGTGGAACCTACATCGTTGCCCAAAGCATTGGGATGATGCAGATGTTTTTAATCCAGAAAGATGGCCTTTGGATGGACCAAATCCAAATGAGATAAACCAAAACTTCAG TTACTTGCCATTTGGTGGTGGACCAAGGAAGTGTGTAGGTGACATGTTTGCCACTTTTGAG ACTGTGGTGGCAACTGCAATGCTTGTCAAGCGCTTTGATTTTCAGATGGCTCCAGGAGCACCTCCG GTTGAGATGACAACTGGAGCAACGATTCACACAACTGAGGGGTTGAAAATGACTGTTACTCGAAGGACAAAGCCACCTGTAATTCCAAACTTAGAGATGAAAGTCATTTCTGATTCACCAGAAAGCACGAGTTCTACACCGTCAATGTCCGTTTCTGCTGCTAGTATTGCTTCAGGAGAAGATCAACAAGGGGAAGTCTCGACAATTGAAGTCTGA
- the LOC102720959 gene encoding protein N-lysine methyltransferase METTL21A — protein MDHDRLNSPSTSAISLELLGHRLHISQDPNSKHLGTTVWDASMVFVKFLEKNSRKGRFCPSKLKGKRVIELGAGCGLAGLGMALLGCDVVTTDQVEVLPLLLRNAERNRSWISQSNSDSGTFGSITVAELDWGNKEHIRAVDPPFDYIIGTDVVYSEHLLQPLMETIIALSGPKTKIMLGYEIRSTTVHEQMMEMWKSNFNVKTVSKSKMDAKYQHPSIHLYMMEPKSTLIPEAGVSENGENEEEEVVSNLGGDDEDPGAESGPCTGSDSAEAKTGNLDDWEIRRSGAMAARLLKDVKLA, from the exons ATGGACCACGACAG GTTGAACTCCCCGAGCACGTCGGCGATTTCGCTGGAGTTGCTGGGCCATCGGCTGCACATTTCTCAG GATCCTAACTCGAAGCACCTCGGGACCACGGTCTGGGATGCATCCATGGTGTTCGTCAAATTCTTG GAAAAGAATAGCAGAAAAGGTCGATTTTGTCCATCGAAACTGAAAGGTAAAAGGGTGATTGAGCTAGGAGCAGGTTGTGGTCTAGCTGGGCTTG GAATGGCTTTGCTGGGCTGTGACGTGGTTACAACTGACCAAGTCGAGGTGCTCCCGCTGCTTTTGAGGAATGCAGAGCGCAACAGATCTTGGATTTCACAGTCAAACTCTGACTCAG GCACCTTTGGCTCAATTACAGTTGCTGAGTTGGACTGGGGGAACAAAGAACATATAAGAGCTGTTGATCCGCCGTTTGATTACATCATTGGAACTGATGTT GTTTATTCAGAACATTTGTTGCAACCTCTAATGGAGACAATTATTGCATTATCTGGtcctaaaacaaaaataatg CTAGGATATGAGATTCGTTCTACCACTGTCCATGAACAGATGATGGAAATGTGgaaaagtaattttaatgTGAAAACTGTCTCAAAATCGAAG ATGGATGCTAAGTACCAACATCCCAGTATACATCTTTACATGATGGAGCCCAAATCAACATTGATCCCTGAAGCTGGGGTCAGTGAAAATGGTGAaaatgaggaggaggaggttgtCTCCAATCTAGGAGGAGATGATGAAGATCCTGGAGCTGAGAGTGGACCTTGTACTGGTTCCGATTCAGCAGAAGCCAAAACAGGCAATTTGGACGACTGGGAAATCAGAAGAAGTGGGGCTATGGCTGCAAGACTTCTTAAGGATGTCAAACTAGCATGA
- the LOC102720769 gene encoding uncharacterized protein YtoI-like, giving the protein MACINTFQSCSVLRGAKINGTKIRGRGSPTFRCRASTFVDGSLRLELDENPEAIISGEWPENFSLLSYDDLRAYLQSQEAAIEANNQRVALLIEAMSAPVMVATAEQTLEEVECHFETVSGLPVVDASLRCVGVIVKSDRARASHGSKTRIAEVMTSPAITLPSDKTVMDAAALMLKKKIHRLPIVNQEKQVIGIVTRADVLRELEALLED; this is encoded by the exons ATGGCCTGCATCAACACATTCCAGAGCTGCTCTGTCCTCAGAGGGGCAAAGATCAATGGTACCAAGATCAGGGGGAGGGGATCACCAACCTTCCGGTGCCGGGCATCGACGTTCGTGGACGGGAGCCTCCGGTTGGAGCTCGACGAGAACCCTGAAGCCATCATCTCCGGTGAGTGGCCGGAGAACTTCTCCCTGCTCAGCTACGATGATCTCCGCGCCTACCTCCAGTCGCAGGAGGCCGCCATTGAAGCTAACAACCAG CGTGTGGCGCTCCTGATTGAGGCCATGTCGGCGCCTGTGATGGTGGCCACTGCCGAGCAGACGCTGGAGGAGGTAGAGTGCCACTTTGAGACAGTCTCAGGGCTCCCAGTTGTAGATGCCAGCCTCAGATGTGTTGGAGTGATCGTCAAGAGTGACCGGGCCAGGGCTTCCCATGGG TCAAAGACAAGGATTGCAGAAGTGATGACCTCTCCAGCCATCACTCTACCATCTGACAAAACAGTAATGG ATGCTGCAGCTCTGATGCTAAAGAAGAAGATCCATAGATTACCAATTGTAAATCAGGAAAAACAAGTAATAG GTATAGTTACCCGTGCTGACGTTCTTCGCGAGTTGGAAGCCCTGCTGGAGGATTAG
- the LOC102721524 gene encoding heavy metal-associated isoprenylated plant protein 3-like → MAKQQKPASDAAAAEERQEEEEEHNDAASPDAQPLAKAAAEGKDNAAKKADAPKEKDKDKEKKAVLPAATAVLKVDMHCDGCAKRIRASVRHYPGVEGVAMDEDKGTMTVVGRFDAKKLRDRVAGKTKKKVDLLPANNNNKNTKSNNDGDVKPIKQEEEQDDDKGGHGGGGKAKQGAKDSKKPLMPVVGTVVLKIGAVGLHCDGCMDRIRSKLFHIDGVEQVAMEMAKNQVTVTGTMDVKALPESLRRKLRRPVDVVQPPSSNSKQQKQDGGKDAAAKALAAEKEAWKAAFYDQQALMATEFMLSDENPNACTIT, encoded by the exons ATGGCGAAG cagcagaagcctGCGTCGgatgccgcggcggcggaggagcgccaagaggaggaggaggagcacaaCGACGCCGCATCGCCCGACGCGCAGCCGCTagccaaggcggcggcggagggcaaGGACAACGCTGCGAAGAAGGCGGACGCCCCCAAGGAGAAGGACAAGGACAAGGAGAAGAAGGCGGTGCTccccgcggcgacggcggtgctcAAGGTGGACATGCACTGCGACGGCTGCGCCAAGCGAATCCGCGCCTCCGTCCGCCATTACCCAG GTGTGGAGGGCGTGGCGATGGACGAGGACAAGGGCACCATGACGGTGGTCGGCCGCTTCGACGCCAAGAAGCTGCGGGATCGCGTCGCCGGCAAGACCAAGAAGAAGGTCGACCTCCTCCCcgccaacaacaacaacaagaacaCCAAGAGCAacaacgacggcgacgtcaAGCCGATCAAGCAGGAGGAGGAACAAGACGACGACAAGGGCGGCCATGGTGGAGGAGGGAAGGCGAAGCAGGGCGCCAAGGACAGCAAGAAGCCCCTCATG CCGGTGGTTGGGACGGTGGTGCTCAAGATcggcgccgtcggcctccACTGCGACGGCTGCATGGACCGCATCCGCAGCAAGCTCTTCCACATCGACG GGGTGGAGCAGGTGGCGATGGAGATGGCCAAGAACCAGGTGACGGTGACCGGGACCATGGACGTGAAGGCCCTGCCGGAGAGCCTCCGCCGGAAgctgcggcggccggtggaCGTGGTGCAGCCGcccagcagcaacagcaagcagcagaagcaggaCGGCGGCAAGGACGCGGCAGCGAaggcgctggcggcggagaAGGAGGCCTGGAAGGCGGCGTTCTACGACCAGCAGGCGTTAATGGCCACCGAGTTCATGCTCAGCGACGAGAACCCCAACGCCTGCACCATCAcctga
- the LOC102720490 gene encoding telomere-binding protein 1 translates to MVLQKRLDYGSHGHRVPDKPPVTTLAPVKRSLRIRKKQMYALDLLATAAETLLADQDNLSSRPNINGTPEGMKSVKVEQFDKAFPLRSMAVQRDACKGCTVGRAGISGFLRQANMRLAENSSTQNLADSVLESLTANSDVLAKDSFVRSRKSCRLGFGLGTIPEYGAIGVCQPWSTRSAEVKQVHRARPTVIRSQADTDAAALCALVETMDLDTRPPAEASSGSSSGVHMCSDYGGHSSHPSCLANVQHAACRDDDENSSGCVHPSTSGNNRGYIPHYIGDRRIRRLFASRLRKAARNKICGKMSCKGSKLNFCAKKMSTVRRRVQQTTLKRKRHAQLYSEKSSDEVKLTIKSFSIPELLIEIPDNATVGSLKKTVSDAVTTIIEGGLRVGVLIQGKNIQNDNKTLRQAGICRGRKLDDIGFTLECEAARDSSPGVIVPEEDFVDASDVDKFATIKPEEPDENEQLMQDFPGCSLSDPGSVDYPVEWTTQETSASSQAIVPFADQNVEALAIASVPLSRSKRLDFGQRRIRRPFTVAEVEVLVEAVEHLGTGRWRDVKFRAFDNAHHRTYVDLKDKWKTLVHTASIAPQQRRGEPVPQELLDRVLAAQSYWSQQQAKLQGDPPVPEICPT, encoded by the exons ATGGTGTTGCAGAAGAGGTTGGATTATGGATCCCATGGCCATCGGGTTCCTGATAAACCACCTGTTACAACATTGGCTCCG GTGAAACGCTCCTTGAGGATAAGGAAAAAGCAGATGTATGCGCTTGACTTGCTTGCGACAGCTGCAGAAACATTATTGGCAGATCAAGACAATTTATCCAGCAGGCCTAACATAAATGGAACACCAGAAGGCATGAAATCAGTTAAAGTGGAACAGTTTGACAAAGCGTTTCCGTTGAGAAGCATGGCTGTGCAGAGAGATGCCTGCAAAGGGTGTACAGTGGGTCGTGCAGGCATCTCTGGCTTTCTCAGACAAGCTAATATGCGCTTGGCTGAAAACTCGTCGACTCAAAATCTAGCTGATTCAGTACTAGAGTCACTAACAGCAAACTCAGATGTGTTGGCTAAGGACTCATTTGTTAGAAGTAGAAAATCATGTCGATTGGGTTTTGGTCTTGGCACGATTCCAGAGTATGGTGCTATTGGAGTATGCCAGCCTTGGTCAACAAGATCGGCCGAGGTTAAACAAGTGCATCGGGCGAGACCAACAGTGATCAGAAGTCAAGCAGATACTGATGCTGCAGCTCTATGTGCTTTGGTTGAGACCATGGATTTGGACACCAGACCTCCTGCCGAGGCTAGCTCTGGTAGTAGCTCAGGAGTGCACATGTGCAGCGACTACGGGGGCCATAGCTCCCACCCCTCGTGTTTGGCTAATGTGCAGCATGCTGCATGCAGAGATGATGACGAAAATTCTTCTGGGTGTGTGCATCCAAGCACCTCAGGAAATAACCGTGGCTATATTCCACACTATATAGGTGACCGTAGGATAAGGAGATTGTTTGCCTCCAGGTTAAGGAAGGCAGCTCGCAATAAGATATGTGGAAAGATGTCCTGTAAAG GTAGCAAGCTGAATTTCTGTGCAAAGAAGATGTCCACTGTGCGCCGAAGAGTGCAACAAACAACTTTAAAGAGGAAAAGACATGCTCAACTTTACTCTGAAAAATCATCCGATGAAG TCAAGTTAACCATCAAATCTTTCAGCATCCCTGAACTACTAATTGAGATCCCTGACAATGCAACAGTTGGTTCTTTGAAG AAAACTGTTTCAGATGCTGTTACTACTATAATTGAAGGCGGTCTCCGTGTTGGTGTACTTATTCAAGggaaaaatattcaaaatgaCAACAAGACACTTCGTCAGGCTGGCATTTGCCGTGGGAGAAAACTAGATGACATAGGGTTTACTCTGGAATGTGAAGCTGCACGAGATTCTAGCCCTGGAGTAATAGTGCCAGAAGAAGATTTTGTTGATGCATCTGATGTTGACAAGTTTGCTAC GATAAAACCCGAAGAACCTGATGAGAACGAGCAGCTTATGCAAGATTTTCCAGGCTGCAGCCTGAGTGATCCTGGTTCTGTTGATTATCCTGTGGAATGGACCACGCAAGAAACATCAGCAAGCTCCCAAGCCATCGTCCCTTTTGCAGATCAAAACGTAGAGGCGCTAGCCATAGCCAGTGTGCCTCTTTCGAGGTCAAAGCGACTGGATTTTGGGCAAAGACGCATAAGAAGGCCTTTCACTGTTGCTGAAGTGGAGGTGCTGGTGGAAGCTGTCGAACACCTTGGAACAGGAAG GTGGAGGGACGTCAAATTTCGCGCGTTTGACAATGCTCATCACAGGACCTATGTTGATCTGAAG GACAAGTGGAAGACCCTTGTGCACACGGCGAGCATTGCGCCACAGCAAAGAAGGGGGGAGCCGGTTCCACAGGAGCTGCTGGACCGTGTGCTGGCTGCACAGTCGTACTGGTCGCAGCAGCAGGCAAAGCTCCAGGGCGACCCCCCGGTTCCTGAAATCTGCCCTACCTGA
- the LOC102721246 gene encoding heavy metal-associated isoprenylated plant protein 3-like, with amino-acid sequence MGKKSKQSGGNGDKKAKAASTEMLLRVAMHCKCNGCRDKIRSGINDLAILSGVEALDKTAVESKGEVRLVATAEPEKLRQRLHKATGKKVDLVVIVPQAKAKPADDKDDVAAAAAVAAALRQQAQAQAQAAVHLAPAGAWAGNGGWNAAAVAYPPDAAGYYYSPSYPAGGWGPYAAAFPPPGQQLGHGAYGGGGGAVSPWYTRG; translated from the exons ATGGGGAAGAAGAGCAAGCAGAgcggcggcaatggcgacAAGAAGGCCAAGGCGGCGTCGACGGAGATGCTGCTCAGGGTGGCCATGCACTGCAAATGCAACGGCTGCAGGGACAAGATCCGCAGCGGCATCAACGACCTCGCCATCCTCTCAG GCGTGGAGGCGCTGGACAAGACGGCGGTGGAGAGCAAGGGGGAGGTCAGGCTGGTGGCCACGGCGGAGCCCGAGAAGCTCCGGCAGCGCCTCCACAAGGCCACCGGCAAGAAGGTCGacctcgtcgtcatcgtcccGCAGGCCAAAGCCAAACCCGCCGATGACAaggacgacgtcgccgccgccgctgccgtcgcggcAGCCCTGAGGCagcaggcgcaggcgcaggctCAGGCGGCCGTCCACCTCGCCCCGGCGGGCGCGTGGGCGGGCAACGGCGGCTGgaacgccgcggcggtggcgtacccgccggacgccgccggctACTACTACTCGCCGTCTTACCCTGCAGGCGGCTGGGGCCCCTACGCGGCGGCGTTTCCACCTCCCGGCCAGCAGCTCGGCCATGGCgcctacggcggcggcggcggcgcggtgtcGCCATGGTACACTCGCGGCTAG